The following DNA comes from Sphingorhabdus sp. M41.
GTCGATCAATGGCTGGACGAAATGGCTCGCTCATAGCGATCAGACCAAATTGCGGCTGAATGCTGCACGGGGGAGAGACGAATGGCGCAGCGCAAAGGGAAGATGAAACCAATTCTGGCGGGCCTGCTGCTGTTGGTGGTTCTGCTCGCTGGGGCTGCATGGATTTTTCGGCCACAGATCGGTGAACGGTTATTCGCCCGGGCCGTCGAAACCGCCGTTTCGCGCGATATTATCGGCGATCTGCCGGACGGTATCAATGTCGCGCTTTGCGGTTCCGGTTCGCCGCTGCCCGATCCGACCCGGGCCGGTCCTTGCTCGGCTGTGATCATCGACGGCAAGATTTTCATCGTCGACATTGGCGGCGGCGCGGTGCGCAATCTGGGCCTGATGGGGCTGAACCCTGGTGCGACCGAGGCTTTGTTACTGACCCATTTTCACAGCGATCATATCGACGGCATGGGGGAATTGATGCTGCAGCGCTGGGCTGGCGGTGGCCGCGACGCGCCTTTGCCGGTGATTGCACCGGAAGGGGTGGAAGTGATCGTCGACGGCTTGAACGCCGCTTATGCGGCTGACGTTCAGTATCGTATTGCCCACCATGGCAAAGCGACGATGTCCCTGACCGGAGCGGGCGGCAAGGCAAAGCCATTTTCTATTCCCGAAGCGCAGCAGATGATGGTGGTATACGAGAAGGATGGCATCAAGATTACCGCCTTTTCCGTGGCCCACAAACCGATCTCGCCCGCCGTCGGTTATAGGTTTGATTATAAAGGCCGCTCTGTGGTGTTCAGCGGGGACACGGTCAAACTCCCGATTGTTGCGAAAGCCTGCAACGGTTGCGACTTGCTGGTGCATGAAGTGCTGAATGCCGAGATGGTGGGAACCGTGGAAGCCGCATTCGAGAAAGCCGGTCGCAAGCGGATGGTGAAAATCATGTCGGACATTCCGGACTATCACACAACGCCGGTCGAGGCGGCGGAAACGGCGAAGGCGGCAAAGGCGAAAATGCTGGTCTTCTCGCATATCGTTCCGGCATTGCCGCTCGCCTATCTGGACGGCTA
Coding sequences within:
- a CDS encoding MBL fold metallo-hydrolase — protein: MAQRKGKMKPILAGLLLLVVLLAGAAWIFRPQIGERLFARAVETAVSRDIIGDLPDGINVALCGSGSPLPDPTRAGPCSAVIIDGKIFIVDIGGGAVRNLGLMGLNPGATEALLLTHFHSDHIDGMGELMLQRWAGGGRDAPLPVIAPEGVEVIVDGLNAAYAADVQYRIAHHGKATMSLTGAGGKAKPFSIPEAQQMMVVYEKDGIKITAFSVAHKPISPAVGYRFDYKGRSVVFSGDTVKLPIVAKACNGCDLLVHEVLNAEMVGTVEAAFEKAGRKRMVKIMSDIPDYHTTPVEAAETAKAAKAKMLVFSHIVPALPLAYLDGYFMKGVDVAYDGPTVLGKDGMLFSLPANKDSIEQGDLL